The DNA window aaaacatttagagAACCAATGTTTTTCGGTTTGGATTTTACTGGTGGCGTCGGCCCGGAAAATGCTACACACGAAATTGCAGTAATTCGATCATGTTTTCAGCTTGTTCAATATGTGTAATCGTGTTCTGTGCTATTTATCTTGTGACCTGCATCTAATGCAGCCGGCAGAGCGCCGGAGCAGCCTATCGTAggtacattaaaatatttttcctatACCAATACCAGACCAGTGCCGCTGTCTGCCGTCTATAGGATATTTATACATGGGGCCaaaaatgaaggaaaaacGAACACAATGAGGGCGGCAACCTAAACGAGTTTACCGCCGAATCCCAGGCCCAAAACCCAAGACAAGAACTCGGAGCAGCAGATGTTGAACCCATTTCTCATATTAACCTCCGTGCGCATGGAGGTTTCTTTACAACTTTTGCTACGGCTGCAGTTGGAAAAACTTGAGATTTGGCCAAGGGGCCCACGTGGTGACACACTTTTCCAGgcatctattttattttttttttggcaactgTTAGTCACGTCTTGGGTTGACGAAGTCGCTCCTATCCTGACTCTTCCACATCCCAGGCTCCTTGAATGGGGTCAACCCAATAATGAGGACGATGGTTTATCGGAATGCCATTGGCCCGGCTACGCCCTAAATCGCATCCACCAGTTGAGCCTGGTTTATGGGCCTTCGATTAGGCCTTACCTTGAACACACCAACTTAACGGCACCTAACCTTTTTGACCTACAgatatattaattttgatGATGACGACGGCCTGACCTTGTGACCAGGCGGCCAAAACAAATACAGAGGGGCCGAAGGAGTCTAGGGTTAGCTATCCAATCGGACACGTCAAATAACCATTACCATTTCCATTACCATGCATACTTAAGCAAGCCTAAATATATGTACTAAGtagtacacacacacaaacacaattttcaagtGCAATTGGATTTTCCTGTGCGGTTCAACACGAAAATAGTAATTACCTCATTTTGGTTAGATTCCTTCAGTTAATTTCCGATTTGTTGCGCTTCATTATCCTTTTTGCGGAGCatttcattcaatttaaacCCTATTTCGTTTTAAACGCTGCGCTTTAGAGATACAAGACAGCAGTAAAACAAATGTCATGTTGTTATTCAGAATTCAATATTTGCCTTAAGTTTTGGGGCTTTCACTGTCATGTTAACTTTATCCGCATGGAAGTTTAGATATAGCACAAATCACGCGATGCACTTTGGCAGCGCAACTTTGACAGCCTGCAACATGTGGCATCGAATTGTTAGACCCTGCAGTGGTGCAATTTCGTTTTATTGCCCCTTATCAGGCGCTTTTCTGAGTGATTCTTGGGAATCGGAGAACTTAAGACACCGAAGACACCATTCCAGACGTAACCACTAGCCAGCCAAGTGAATTGAAAGTTTTCACACGTACTCGACCGTACGTactacatacacacatacttTACTTGGCTGATGCTCTATTTAGGCAGCCAGTTCTGGCCAGATGGCTTATCTGGGCTAACAATGACTTTAGCAGAGGGCTAAAACCAAATTCGGTGGTACAACAACCCCGGGATGGGATCCAAGGCACCCAGCAGTTATCGCTATCGCACCGTCTCCACTTTCTCAAATTATTTTTAGGGTAATCAATAGAACGAGGCGGTGCGAAGGGAAAGAGTTCACCGCCTGAAAATAATTAATCTGGCTTTTGTTGAAAATGTTCGAGACCATGTGGCCGATTTTTCGCTCTTCTGACAGCCTTGTCGTGTTTTCGAATCAAGTTTATTGACCCAAAGTAATTTCACATGCGTGGATTTAAACCAGCGTATTGGGACGCAATTATGTTATTAGGAATTATACTCTAATACTTTTTCAGCACGATTTTATTTGGCAAGTTAATGATGTATTGATTAGTTGTATAATCAGTTAACACTTGTCACATTACAGAATGGAACGGAAAAACGCGTCTTCGCTGCGAGTAGTTAATATTGGTAACACGCGAGCTATACCGTTAGGCTCGGGGTCTTGACCACGTCTAAAGGACtttgaatttgatttgcatGAGAACGGCCCAAACGACCGACCGAACGACTGGAAAGCCGTGGGTCGAACGAAATTACAACCTTCCACCGAGAATGTCCGAGTGAATTAATGAATTAAGCCGCGATTTATTCAAAGTCCGGTCCAAAGTGTATACTCTTGCACAAGGTGCTTCTTTGAATCCATGACTCTTTCGCTTGAATTGTGGCTCCGGCGAATGTCATTGGGACACCCTAGTCCGATTTGCATACATATTCCCGAAGTGACCTCTCTCTAGTTTCCACCGTTATAGCCCTAACACCATGGTTACCGGCCATGGTCAAAACACGCTACTGGACTTTCCATTAATTTATACAACAGGATGAATGGTGGCATGAATCctagccacacacacacatatttcCCTGTTTTTATATATGGCATGGGTACCGGGTATAGAACCTCAGGTGGTTGGACTGGAGCACTTTGCCTTCGGTTGCCTGACCAGCCCGAGGTCCGAGATCCGAATTCCGAAATCCAAAATCCGAGGAGTGTTTTCCACACCTACACCTCGGCCTATTTGCCATAGGTTTGTGAAAGGCAAACTGAACGAAATGTTTGGGTTTCCGTTTTGACTTGTTGAGGTTTTATTTGCATGCGAGCCCAGCTCTCCCCACCGCCGATTGTGGCAATAATATTGAAATACTTAATTATTCCCTATTGGCGTTCATACATTTTATTCTCGCATTCACGCAATCCACGCAACTGACCCCCAGATTGCAAACTAAATTCTGCCGTAATGGTCGTTCCCTTTCAGCGAGATTTCACTGGATTTACGTGCATCAATCCGAGCAAAGTGGTTGGGCGGACTTTTGAAATAGCCCAATTGGGGTCAGCCACCCAGAGTGAGCTACATTTTTCcaataaaaaatgatttatgaaTTGCCTGGAATTTATTTAGGAGACGAGCCATGGATTGGGGATATATTTTATGGGGCTAGGACCTCTGTTTACCCTTGGTCATTTCGAACCATAGGTGGTTATATTCCTTGAAATTTTATAGTAGCTTCTTTCAAGGTCGCAAAAAACATGGCTgatcttaattaatttttattgccttTAATAACTTAATAGCTTACCGTGCTCGGAGTATTTTACTTTGGAAATACTGACTGCTTTTCACAGGAAGGAGGCtataaaaaaatgaatttttaagaCTTTTGTTCACTTTTTCCATTAGCAAAACTTACTGTTAATGTGTTCCTTactaattataaataaacttATTCCATTTTTCTGTCTCTGCTTTCATTGCTCCAAAATTAAGGTAAAAAGTGCTAGTTCtaagtaattaaaatttgaaattcaagcgaaatactttttacttttactttGGAATTTACCATTACTTTCAATTTCAGCTTAATGGCGTTTTGATACTACAATTTCCACCTTATCTGCTTCACCCCAAATCGTGCATCGAAATAGTTTTCATAATAGAGGTGCCAATGTCGCACGCCACATATTTCCCGGGCGTTAATTTGAGTGCCACATACGATGTGGCAGACCCCACCTGCTCGGAGGTTCGTGCCCAGCCACATGGCTCAATATCTTAGGTAAATTTACATACATCCACCACTTCGATTTATTCATGCATGGCCGCGTATGCAAACGAATCTAAATTGTTGCACACTGGATTTCCAAAGGGATCCAAGCCAATTGAGGACTCACCTCGAGGATGGAGAACGGCCGACAGGACGCGCGGATGAGTGTGTGGCGCGTGGATAGCATGGATGATGATGACCAGGAGCGCGGGACATTCGGATTCGGCGGGGCACGAAATGGACACCAGGCTATGGCTATAGATATGGAACTCCGATTCCGAGCACTCGCACTTGCAGCCCGGCGAAAAGTTGAAATCAAAGTTGGCAAAAGGCGTCCGCATGGCGGGATTTCCGATCGGTTCTTCAGCCCTTCGAGCACTGGCCAATATACTCGCGGCCCGAATCCGACGCCTCCGGTTCCTCTGGTTCCTCCGGTGTTCAAGTGCCGACTgtcaatgcaaataaaaataacaaaatggcCTCACCTGGCACCTGTATCCTGGCAACATTCATTAAAACACCTCCGAGCGGAGCGCCGTTCAACTTCAGAGCCGCGCCGAATTTGGCGGCTATACGTTGgctatacatatgtatccatatatatatatatatatatatgtgcatatatatacGGGGATATACACATGTGGATATTAATCCATTTGCACTCGCGCCACTGCATAAGACAAATCGGGCAGCGGAACCGATTTCTCGGCCAAAACTTGCGACGCTGCAAAACGAGcgcattatttaataatacCGTTTGTTTATTGAATCGCAGTCAAAACTTTTGGCACAGACGGAAACCCAGCTACCCAGGACTGCTCCCAGTGCTCCTTCTCCACTTCGCCGCAActtggtgggtggtggtgcacaGCAAGGAAACATGATGTATGGGTATGGTGGATATATGCAAGTCAGTACCTTCGACGGAGCTCTTGAGAAATATTTCCTTAAAATGCGCAACTTTCTAGGCATATCAAATTTAGATATATCccgaatttaataaaaaaattttgtaatatttttatagcattttttccagtgcacttGGAGGGGGTGTTGCAGTCGTCGACGGCAACGACTACAGTATGGGCCAAGTGGCAGGGGCAAAGGCAACGCCGGCATGTCTGTCACACCCCGAAAAGTGAAATAGCTTCTGTCAATATTCTGTCAATAGGCACATGTTTTCCGCTGCCGAGTGGGGTGGCGAttgccaaaccaaaccaaatcGAACCCAAAGTGGAGCCATTGGGGGTAGGGGGGTCTCCGCTGCGTTTTCCCTTTCGCCTGATATTTAATCGATCTCCTGGCAATGAACATAGATCAATATTGCGTTCGAAAGCGATTTCTTTTTGGAGGCTCGACCTATTTTTGCCACTTATCATGTGCGGAGTATTAAATGGGCATTTTGGATTTAAGTAAATTTTGGAATATAATAAGAAAAGTAATGTAATGTAGTTGAATTCAAATCAAAGGGAATAGAGATTTtattaacatatatatttagtttttttttatgttaatCAACATCACCTATATGTAATATTTCACTCCATTTTAAATCGCCAGAAGTTGCTGCCCTTGTTTTGTGTCTGAATAAAGACGTCCTCGCACTTATCTGCATAAACCTAAAGCGCAAAGTATCTCAACTCGGCAAGAAAAGAAGATAGACCCAAGACTCAAGGGTCAAGTAAGTACATACACTCCAGagtgcatacatatatgtatgtaagtacTGCGAGCATGTGCATCGCATCTGTGTGGAGGAAGACAAGGATCTGGAGTTGCTGGGATGGCTGGCCTGTAGTCCAGAGACTCGACACTGGGATAtgggaactgggaactgggaacCGGGAACCGGCAGCTCCAACACTTTTCTTTTGCCGCTGGCCATTCCATCCATGCACCATAATTTTCAATAGCTATTCAAATTCTTTGAAGTTCTCGAGGTCACCTAACGGATGCAAGAAGGCATTGAAATTGATCCAAGCCATGAGCATCGCATCGCAGCGCATCGTATCGCAGTTGCCACTGCTACATAGTTGAAAACTGGCGAACTTGCCATCCGCTGGGCTTTTAGTTTTGGTCTTGGCATCGCTTTTTGGCCACCAAACCGGATAGTCGTAGTCATAGTCTCTCCAAAGTCCCTTGCAGCtctttgttgttttatttcgtttttgttcTGTTGCTCCAATGCCCAGATGCATCATCACATCGACCCAATCGCATCAGCCAGCATcccatccaatccaatcctATCCTATCCTATCCAATGCTATCCTATCCCGCACATTTATCTGGCAAGCAATTCCAATTTCGTCCGTTACTGCGAGTATCCGAGTAATCACTGGTTTTCCAACCAATCAGGGGGTTAAATTGCATCAAGATGCTTACTTAAAACAAAGTTGtttttataacaaaaaatcCATCATTAGGCCTTAAGTTGCAAGACTTTAAGTAGGATAGTTTGGTATCCTAGTCTAACATTCTCCATCctgattaattatttattcCATGAATGCAGCATGTTCTTTGATTTTACAGTGCGCACTAAATGTGAATTGTTATACCATTACGATGAATTTCCAGGCAACAGGATCCTAAAACTACTTTTATATCGCTCACTTGAGTATCTCCAATTaccaaaactttagatttgaAACCTTGGACATGGGATCTTAATCTTGGCTTTGTCAAAAAGGATGTGTGGACTAGTACTGAGCATGGTAAAGTGAGTATCTGAAagattcttattttttatcacAACAAGTACTGATGAGTGGAAAAAGTCGGACTTCCCGAGGAAACACTTGCTCAAAAGCAATCACTTTTTTTAATGGAAACTTAAGTACGCATATCAGATTACGAGCTAATGAGCGTATGCATGAGAAATAATGGCATCGgcatcgggatcgggatcgggatcgccTCCTCTCGTTTAACGGTGTGGTGTCATGAAGGTAACGACCTTAAGGAGAACAGATGTTGCATCCAAGGAATTTGCATACTGGACACCAAAACTGAACTGATCCAAACCGAAAGCCAAAActaaaaccaaaccaaaagcGATATAAAGCCGGCTTGGTGTTAAGTATAAGTTTGAAAATGAGCCAAAGAGTAAAAGAATCGTGCATTATAATGTAATGAACCAGTTCGCCCATGGTCGCGTATTAACCATCCTGCCGAGTACTTCATTTGCGCCAGTGCCTAAGCATTTTGGTTGGCTTTAGCTCCTGGGATAGCTGTAGATGGCTTCTCGGCTCCACAACTGCGAGACTGCGagatgcaaatgaaatatgCGCCGGCATTAAGAGcaaaattacaaatttcaGAGGAGTGCGAGCGGCAGCTGCTTCTGGCCATCTACATGGcaatgggtatgggtatgggtatgggtatatGGCTTATGTGGCGCTGCCTTCTGCACGGTGGCCATTTCCTGGCATTTTAACTGGTTTTGTTTGACGGTGGTTACAATTAGCGGCTATTTAAATTGCCACGCATGAGCCGCTATTAATTACGGAACGATGGCACCGCAGCCTAAAACCGAGAAAAAGTTGTTTACGCCTGGTATTCCAAAGAGGATCCAGGGGGGTGGGGGGCATCTAACCGTTAAACGGAAGCTCCAATGTCTTTCAAGTACCCGAAGTACAAGTAAATTGGGGGGAATAGAGGGGGCTTCCCAGAACCCGATACCCATTGCACTGATTTGGACTCGGGGGAATAACTTTTTTATCAAGCAGCAATTTGCACCTATCAGACGATCAGTGTCCCTTTTCTTCTGCCTATTTGGCttcttttgttattgtttttgttctcTTTATTCCTTGTATTTTCCCATGGCGCAATCACAACTAATGCACCGCGTATGGAGCCTCTAAATGTCGAATGAAGTCAGCGATAAATTCAGCTGGTTGATTAGCTGTTGGGGCAATAAATCCATCGCTTCACACCGCCACAAGTAATTGCCGACAAAGCGTCTTCGTCGCCGTCTTCATCTCCATTTCGACAAAAAGCTCAGCTCCGATCAGCTCAGCGACTCTGGAtgtgggcatgggcatggggaTGGGGACTTcagtccaagtccaagtccagctccgtccatccatccatctattTTGCGGACTGGACTGGACTGAGCTGGTCGAGCTCTTCGGCTCTCCACTCTGAGTAAGAATGTGTGCCGGCCAATATTTTATCAAACCTGACATTTCCTCGTGTAGCTCCGATTATGGCCCGGGTTGCGACGAGGTCGCGATTCTCTGCGAGCACAGCGGCATTGATTGCCACTGCCCATGTGTATTTATTCCTCTGCTTATGTTTATGTTGACATTGACATATCTCGCGTCTTATCGGTTTGCAATAAGTGTACGCCGTTCCATCGCACAGGCACAGGCACCAATGAGCCGGCATCGCTTGAGCGAGCGTTCTGTTTTCCACCGCTCTGTCGCCACAGTCGATACTGCTGGTATGGGTAGGTACCCATGGTCGAGGACGTTGGCGACAACTGCAGCTCGGTTCGGGCCCTCTGGACCCGGATGAAATGGACAATGACCTGCCGCAACGAACGGGTTTGACCATTAGCAGTAAGTTATTCGGCAAACGAAATTAGAGGCACATGGTACTTAATACACTAAATGATCGTAATAGTTTAGACCTTGTTCAATGGTACCACTTGCGAATATACTTGTAATTTTGTAACATACATACTTGTTGATCGCGTAAAGCCCAATAAAGTGGGATTGagatttttataataatagtTCCCTTCGTAAGATTATAGTGAGATAAATGATTTAGGTATACAACATATTAACCTTTCATGGTTAATTTGAAATCTTTACTAGAAATGTAGacttaaacaatttaaaagaggttaaaatttaatataattttaggACGGTTTTATATTTGTACGTGTTTCGTTGTCAAAGTGTCTAGATGGTTTCCATTCCAATTGAATGCTAATTATTAAATGGCCATTTACAACATTAAGCCAATTTGCTATTTTATCTATTAAGAACTAAGTATCGGTGGCCAATTAACTTATGCTGAGCATAAGAGGTTACCATGTCACAGTAAGTATTTACATAAGAAGATAATTAAATTGATCTAATTGCACCAGGCGGCATCAAATTGGCATTTGTTGTAGAACCAGCGGGTCATCCAAACGTTTTTCTTTGTCATGTTTGCAGTTTCCACCATAACATCGAATCTCGTTGGATCGTGCTACATAAAGTAAGGATATGAGTTAATGATTTCTAAGTTTCTCGAACATACTACGTACAATGGGCTTAGGGAAAATGCGCTTCATGTCCACGCGATGCAAGTGCTCCTGATGAGCCTGCTGCAGCATCTTGTACTCCGAGCCACTGAGGCATTGCAGGCAAAGATCGCACTCCTCCTTGTTGCAGGACTTGTCGCAATCGTGTGCAGCGCATTTGTTCAAGTCGGTGGCCAGGTTTTTGTCGGCTGTGATCATCTCGCTGCTTTCGCCGAgccttaaattaaatacatttaaaagtACGTTgagtttaataaaattaatattacttACATTGTGCCACTTGTTGATGTAAGTGGTCTTATTCCCACCAAATTAAATACGCTGTATAAAACTTGCTCGTACAACAGCGAGTTGGGCTTGAAATGGGCCGAAGAAAGATTAGGAGACATGTTGGCCTCCATGAGAAAAACTTTCAGATCCTCGTcgataaacaaatcaaatcgCATCAGATCGAAGAAGTTGTGAGTCCGGTAGGATCGCAGTATGTTAACGATGTCCTTCTCCTTGGCCGCAATCGTGGTGCGTACTATGTGCTCCACTTGATGCCAAATCTGGGCGGGATCCTTTCCCTGATCTCGGACATAGGCTTCAAAAACGGTGCGCATGCTGCCGCCAAAGCGATTGTAGTACTTGCGCAGCGAAGGAACCTCCCAAGTGGGCAGGTAGTCATCCCCCACAATGTACTTGTCCACATTCTCGGCATCGAAGGGATGGTATTTCACGGGGCAGTACCGGAACAGAACGTCGCCCGTGTAGATGTAAACTCGCAAGGGATTAACCGAGGTAATGACTACATAGACGCCGATGTCGAACTTGTGGCCATCCACCAGATAGGGTCGCTGAACGAATTCCTGGACAAAGGAGTCGTTCGATGCAAAGGCAATGTCAGCGGGAGCGCGCACCCTAATGTGCCGATGCTCGTTGTGCTTTTGGACGAAGAGTACCTGGGGATTCTCCCTGGCGTAGTCCAGGAACTCCTCCCGTTCCGCTGGCAATCGAAAGGCGCGCGGTAGAAAGGGCAACTGGGTGGTGCACAGGTCCACCTTGTTGGTTAGGTAACCGCAGCCCGGGTAGTGGTTCACCATCTGATGCTGTCCGAGATTCTTGAGATTGGCGAACGAAAGAAATGGATAGTCGTGGGCCCACAAAAGATTCCAGCTCTCGTTAACTCCCACTCTTTGGTAGCCGAACTTGTGCAGCACACTGACCACATGCACCAGGTGATCCTCCGTGGGACTGCGCCCAAAGATCGCATATGTGGGCGGTGGCTGCAGCTGATCCGCTGAAGAATCTGTTGACTTCCAGGGAAAGACTTTGCTGGCATGGGGTAGCAACTCCACCACCACGGCCGTGGCCACCGTCGCCGCCAGAAATATCATAATGGGCAGCAGTCCAATGCTGTTCGATGGCTTTTCAGACTCCTCCGTTTTAGCCATCTACAGAAAAAGAGAAAGTTTTCGGTTGCTCATCAATGGAAAATGCACCAAAAATAGATGAACTTACTTTACCATCTGCCTCCTTTTGATTAGGAGCATTCTCCACTATACTGGCATCCATTCCACGTCCGGGAGTGCTATTTTCAAATGCTAATACAACCGactaatttaaaacaaacttttttgttCGCGATCTCCACGGCAACCAAACCGAAATTTCCCGTTTGCCATTCAAAGTGAAGCGCCAGCGGGACAGCTGTTTCGAAATTTCCCCTTTGTGGCGCGCGTTTAAAAACGGCATCTCTGATGAAACGGTTAGGGAAATTTGTAACgctaatttaaaatatttacaaataattaCAACGAATCTTAAAAACATATAATAAATGGTCTTAGAGCCCGATACTGggtttttcaaatttattttgttatattatgTCACACAAAAATAACTAAAACACACATTTTGTTCgtatatacttttttttatttttttttttattttttcgttgcAAAGTTAAAATGCAACGACGTACAAAAATCACAGCAGATACTAAAAGAATTCAATCGCTCAAGGCCTTGTTCAAAAAAGTGGTTCGCATAATGAGCCTAAATGATCCCTGGCGCGAAAACGAAGGTGACCCAAGGATAACTTCAAACGTCATGAGGAATTTATCCACCAGAGTGCGCACAAAATCCAAATCGGGGTTCCTAACTGCAGCGGTATAAcataattattcaaaatatatGTAACAAACGAAGAATTACCTACTTTATGACAGGACAAATCTTTAATTCGAACGCCGCATGTGATTCGAACAATTGCGGAAAGAAGGAAATTATGTCAACTGTTTGCTAAGTTGACATGTTTGGCAGGCTTCAGTCCAGTGAAGTACCCTTTTTGTATGTGTTGGCTAGCAACTGACTTTGGGTTTCTTTAGAAAATTCGAGCTCGACTAGTTCCTGTGGTCCGTTTGATGCCCGTGGACGCTGGTCGCATTATCATAAGGCAATCGGATGCTCCTATAACCGTGTTTTTTGTACTAACAGGGGAAGTACATATgattaaaaaccaaaaaaaccaGGTAATGGCTGACTAGTATAAATACATTCTCCTAACTTTTGATTTGATAGAAGGGAGAAGGAGTGATCATGGGATTCCTTGGTGCTGGAGATATGATGGGTGATGTGGAGCTCTTGCAGGGCATCAAACGAACTCACACCTTCAGAGCAGCAAGTGAGTTTTTAACTGAGTTATTAAGTCATATTTAATATCTTTTAATTATATTCTTTATTCTGAGAGCTAGCACCAGCATAGCTAACATTCTTATCTCTCCCAATTAAATCACACTTAAGTATGATAAGAAAGTGAATTAGGTAAACTGGCACTATTTGCGGCTCATGTCGGAATAAATGGGAAATACATAGGGTCAGCACGCGATTTGTACGATTGTGTTTATTGGgagtttgtttggttttgttgcTTCATTTGCGATTGCCTGTACCCACCAATTTAATCAGCAATAAACAACGTTAAGTCCTAATTCGATTCAATCAAAATGAATAACAAAATACCCCCTCCTCCCGAGTCCGTCACGAATCCGCCAGGTATTCGTATTCAGTAGTATAAACTATTCAGTCAAATATATAGGTTGGCCCAAAACAACACCCTTCCTTTGGCGCATTGGCTTGATTTTTCGGCTGTTGTGCCTGTTACTCCTCGTGCTGGcaatcttaaaaaaaagaaaataaataaaaaacagatgCACGCCACCAGAAGCACCAGTACCAGCAGTACTTGGCTTCCATGTGCCCCGATTCGATGGGAGTCGCCAATTCGCCAGTTCGCCAGTTCGCCAGCAACTATTGAACGATTCACTTTGCAGCCTACTGCGAACTGCTCGTCCTGTATGACTATGATTTTGCACCGATTCTTGGGGCCTACATGACCAAGATTTGGGACGAGAAGAAGCGGGCCCTCAAGGCACTGGACTACTTTGACTTTCTCGATGACGATCAGGTAAAGGAGCCAAAGGATTCCACACTACAAAGTTCTCAAAAGCATCATGTCCCATTACAAACCATTTCACTCATTATAAGCCTTCAACATTCATTTCTTAAGAATAATTCATGAAGAGAAACATTTtcctataaatatttacaatctAATATCAAAACCGTcccataaataaaattcttttCAATCTACAAAATGCACTTCTGTAGATCGTAGAAGCTTGCCGATATGGGAGACTGAAGCAATTCGATCCACTGGATACCATATTCTGTGAGGATATAGGATCCATGACCAATGTCCACTTCGTGCTCAGTGGAGAATGTCTGATCCTACAGTGTCTGAATATAAAGGTCAGCCGTTCTGAAAACCTTTGATTTCTACTTAAACCCTTTACTCCATTTCTAGGTTAGTATGAAAAGGGGTAAAAAGGTATATGATCTTTTGCCGGCGGCTGAAGGTGATGTGTCCAAAATGTTTAGAAAAGCCGTGAGATCCACATTTTCCTCTCCAAGCACCCACGAAGATCAGTCAAAAATTGATATTCTTGATCTTGTGGCAAGTACGAGTTCCAGTTCCACGGGAGAAAAAAGTGCTCTCAACCGCAAGGTAAGTTCATTTTTAAATGTAAGCAACTGCAAATATTTGGGTATAGTCTATCCTGTGTTATTGCTTGATTTgtagtttgttttttatttgatgtaaattttaatttaactaATATACAGATGGTAAGTTCATTTTTAAATGTAAGCAACTGCAAATATTTGGGTATAGTCTATCCTGTGTTATTGCTTGATTTgtagtttgttttttatttgatgtaaatattaatttaactaATATACAGATGCGAAAAATGGATCTAAGAGATATAGAAAAAAGATGCGGCATGATCAAATCGCCGCCACAAAAATCGCGTTTCACTTGGCGCCGTTCGATTCGAAAGTCAACGATGTCCGTATTTTCTCGCAGTGAAAATAGGTTGATCAGTGAAGATGTGTTTGAGAATTTTTGGGAAATGTGCGAGGATGAAAGTGATATCGAATCATATTCATCGGGCTCAGACTACACGGACATGGAGTTTAAGCAATCCTTCCGTTTCGGTCCTGCTTTGAATAATATTACGGAAATCGATTACGATGGGAGTTCTATTTTTTCGTCATCCCTATCCAGTTTCACCTCAAGCAGTGGTTCATCCGTAAGTGCCTAGGAAAATTAATACATGAAAAGTGTTCCTTAAATATAAGGTGAACT is part of the Drosophila sechellia strain sech25 chromosome 3R, ASM438219v1, whole genome shotgun sequence genome and encodes:
- the LOC6606914 gene encoding uncharacterized protein LOC6606914 isoform X5; this translates as MTKIWDEKKRALKALDYFDFLDDDQIVEACRYGRLKQFDPLDTIFCEDIGSMTNVHFVLSGECLILQCLNIKVSMKRGKKVYDLLPAAEGDVSKMFRKAVRSTFSSPSTHEDQSKIDILDLVASTSSSSTGEKSALNRK
- the LOC6606914 gene encoding uncharacterized protein LOC6606914 isoform X1, whose product is MTKIWDEKKRALKALDYFDFLDDDQIVEACRYGRLKQFDPLDTIFCEDIGSMTNVHFVLSGECLILQCLNIKVSMKRGKKVYDLLPAAEGDVSKMFRKAVRSTFSSPSTHEDQSKIDILDLVASTSSSSTGEKSALNRKMRKMDLRDIEKRCGMIKSPPQKSRFTWRRSIRKSTMSVFSRSENRLISEDVFENFWEMCEDESDIESYSSGSDYTDMEFKQSFRFGPALNNITEIDYDGSSIFSSSLSSFTSSSGSSTTPTIESHFIDVGTITFGGIFGLGEKMENRVIMARSTVQCLILPRFFLLEKKQNPGNVWERRLLYVGVMVPSREALFAHYRKACDWKKFKNDIISETLKPSDNDNTNIEDVPIICRIVESPEDLN
- the LOC6606914 gene encoding uncharacterized protein LOC6606914 isoform X2, with protein sequence MTKIWDEKKRALKALDYFDFLDDDQIVEACRYGRLKQFDPLDTIFCEDIGSMTNVHFVLSGECLILQCLNIKVSMKRGKKVYDLLPAAEGDVSKMFRKAVRSTFSSPSTHEDQSKIDILDLVASTSSSSTGEKSALNRKTTPTIESHFIDVGTITFGGIFGLGEKMENRVIMARSTVQCLILPRFFLLEKKQNPGNVWERRLLYVGVMVPSREALFAHYRKACDWKKFKNDIISETLKPSDNDNTNIEDVPIICRIVESPEDLN
- the LOC6606914 gene encoding uncharacterized protein LOC6606914 isoform X4; translation: MTKIWDEKKRALKALDYFDFLDDDQIVEACRYGRLKQFDPLDTIFCEDIGSMTNVHFVLSGECLILQCLNIKVSMKRGKKVYDLLPAAEGDVSKMFRKAVRSTFSSPSTHEDQSKIDILDLVASTSSSSTGEKSALNRKVSSFLNVSNCKYLGIVYPVLLLDL